A portion of the Streptococcus urinalis 2285-97 genome contains these proteins:
- the purK gene encoding 5-(carboxyamino)imidazole ribonucleotide synthase, with protein MNSTKTIGIIGGGQLGQMMAISAIYMGHKVITLDPNKDCPASRVSEVIEADYDDKVALVKLAERCDILTYEFENVDADGLDAVVSAGQLPQGTDLLRISQNRIFEKDFLANQAGVTVAPYKVVTSSLDLEGLDLTKTYVLKTATGGYDGHGQKVIRSAEDLPEAQQLANSAECVLEEFVNFDLEISIIVSGNGQDVTVFPVQENIHRNNILSKTIVPARISDQLADKAKEMALQIAKKLQLSGTLCVEMFATADDIIVNEIAPRPHNSGHYSIEVCDFSQFDTHILGVLGAPLPQIQLHAPAVMLNVLGQHIQQATDYVAENPSAHLHMYGKLEAKHNRKMGHVTVFSDVPDEVEEF; from the coding sequence ATGAACTCAACTAAAACAATTGGGATTATTGGCGGTGGTCAATTAGGACAAATGATGGCTATTTCTGCTATCTACATGGGTCACAAGGTCATTACTCTGGACCCAAACAAGGATTGTCCAGCTTCGCGTGTTTCAGAAGTTATTGAAGCTGATTATGATGATAAAGTAGCACTGGTGAAACTGGCTGAACGGTGTGATATCTTGACCTATGAATTTGAAAACGTCGATGCAGATGGTCTGGATGCTGTAGTGTCAGCTGGTCAGCTACCGCAGGGGACTGATTTGCTCCGCATTTCTCAAAACCGTATCTTTGAAAAAGACTTTCTGGCAAACCAGGCTGGTGTGACTGTCGCTCCTTACAAGGTGGTGACGTCTAGCCTTGACCTTGAGGGACTTGATTTGACCAAGACCTATGTCCTCAAGACAGCGACAGGTGGTTACGACGGTCATGGGCAAAAGGTTATCCGCTCAGCAGAAGACCTACCAGAGGCGCAACAATTAGCCAACTCAGCCGAGTGTGTCTTGGAAGAGTTTGTCAACTTTGACCTTGAAATCTCAATTATCGTGTCTGGAAATGGTCAGGATGTGACGGTCTTCCCCGTTCAAGAAAATATCCACCGCAACAATATCCTGTCAAAAACTATCGTACCAGCTCGCATCTCAGACCAACTGGCTGATAAGGCTAAGGAAATGGCATTGCAGATTGCCAAGAAACTCCAGCTATCAGGCACTCTCTGTGTGGAAATGTTTGCGACCGCAGATGATATCATCGTAAATGAAATCGCCCCACGCCCTCACAACTCAGGGCACTACTCTATCGAAGTCTGTGACTTTTCACAGTTTGACACCCACATCTTGGGTGTACTGGGCGCACCGCTTCCTCAGATTCAGCTCCACGCCCCAGCCGTCATGCTTAACGTCCTAGGACAACATATCCAACAGGCAACTGACTATGTTGCCGAAAACCC
- the purE gene encoding 5-(carboxyamino)imidazole ribonucleotide mutase: protein MNPIISIIMGSKSDWTTMQKTTEVLDKFSIAYEKKVISAHRTPDLMFKHAEEARDRGIKIIIAGAGGAAHLPGMVAAKTTLPVIGVPVKSRALSGLDSLYSIVQMPGGVPVATMAIGEAGATNAALTALRILSIEDQNLAQELAHFHEEQGKIAEESSDELN, encoded by the coding sequence ATGAACCCAATTATTTCTATTATCATGGGCTCCAAATCCGACTGGACAACCATGCAAAAAACGACCGAAGTTCTAGACAAATTTAGCATTGCTTATGAAAAGAAAGTCATTTCAGCCCACCGCACGCCTGACCTCATGTTCAAGCATGCTGAGGAGGCACGAGATCGTGGTATCAAAATCATCATCGCTGGAGCAGGTGGAGCAGCTCACTTGCCTGGCATGGTGGCAGCTAAAACAACTTTGCCTGTCATCGGTGTGCCTGTCAAATCACGTGCCCTTTCAGGTTTAGATTCGCTTTATTCGATTGTGCAGATGCCTGGCGGTGTGCCTGTGGCAACCATGGCTATCGGAGAAGCGGGAGCGACTAACGCTGCTCTGACAGCCCTCCGTATCCTCTCCATTGAGGACCAAAATTTGGCTCAAGAGCTAGCTCATTTTCATGAGGAACAAGGAAAAATTGCAGAGGAGTCAAGTGATGAACTCAACTAA
- the purD gene encoding phosphoribosylamine--glycine ligase translates to MKLLVVGSGGREHAIAKKLLTSNNVEQVFVAPGNDGMTLDGLELVNIVISEHSKLIDFAKENEIAWSFIGPDDALAAGIVDDFNSAGLRAFGPSKAAAELEWSKDFAKEIMVKYNIPTAAYGTFSDFEEAKAYIEEHGAPIVVKADGLALGKGVVVAETTDQAVEAAHEMLLDNKFGDSGARVVIEEFLDGEEFSLFVFANGDKFYIMPTAQDHKRAYDGDKGPNTGGMGAYAPVPHLPHRVVDTAVETIVKPVLEGMIAEGRPYLGVLYAGLILTADGPKVIEFNSRFGDPETQVILPRLTSDFAQNIDDIMTGIEPYITWQKNGVTLGVVVASEGYPLNYEKGVVLPEKTDGDIITYYAGAKFTENGKALLSNGGRVYMLVTTEDSVKAGQDKIYTQLAQQDTTGLFYRNDIGSKSIK, encoded by the coding sequence ATGAAACTTTTAGTTGTAGGTTCTGGTGGCCGTGAGCATGCGATTGCTAAGAAACTATTGACATCTAATAATGTAGAACAAGTTTTTGTAGCGCCTGGTAATGATGGTATGACCTTGGATGGTTTAGAATTAGTGAACATTGTAATTTCCGAACATTCTAAGTTGATTGACTTTGCTAAAGAGAATGAGATTGCTTGGTCCTTCATTGGTCCTGACGATGCGTTAGCAGCTGGTATCGTCGATGATTTCAATAGTGCTGGTCTCAGAGCTTTTGGTCCAAGTAAGGCAGCAGCGGAGCTAGAGTGGTCTAAAGACTTTGCCAAGGAAATCATGGTCAAATACAATATTCCAACAGCAGCCTATGGCACATTTTCAGATTTTGAAGAAGCAAAAGCCTATATCGAGGAGCATGGTGCACCAATCGTAGTAAAAGCTGATGGTTTGGCGCTAGGTAAGGGTGTGGTCGTGGCTGAAACCACTGATCAGGCGGTAGAGGCCGCACATGAGATGCTCTTGGATAACAAATTTGGTGACTCAGGAGCGCGTGTGGTTATCGAGGAATTTTTGGATGGCGAGGAGTTCTCACTCTTTGTTTTCGCAAATGGCGATAAGTTTTACATTATGCCGACAGCTCAAGATCACAAGCGTGCCTACGATGGTGACAAGGGCCCAAATACTGGTGGTATGGGTGCCTATGCTCCAGTTCCTCACTTGCCTCATAGAGTAGTGGATACAGCAGTCGAAACTATCGTTAAACCTGTCCTTGAGGGTATGATTGCAGAAGGACGTCCTTATCTAGGCGTCCTCTATGCGGGACTTATCCTGACGGCTGATGGCCCTAAGGTGATCGAGTTTAACTCACGTTTTGGTGACCCTGAAACTCAGGTTATCCTTCCTCGACTGACTTCCGATTTTGCTCAGAACATCGATGACATCATGACGGGTATTGAGCCTTACATCACTTGGCAAAAGAACGGCGTGACTCTGGGAGTTGTCGTTGCCTCAGAAGGATACCCGCTCAATTACGAGAAAGGTGTGGTACTGCCTGAAAAGACCGACGGCGACATTATCACTTACTATGCAGGTGCTAAGTTTACAGAAAATGGTAAAGCGCTGCTTTCAAACGGAGGACGTGTCTATATGCTCGTCACCACAGAAGACAGCGTCAAAGCAGGACAAGACAAAATCTATACCCAACTCGCCCAACAAGACACCACGGGTCTCTTTTACAGAAACGACATCGGAAGCAAATCTATTAAATAA
- the purH gene encoding bifunctional phosphoribosylaminoimidazolecarboxamide formyltransferase/IMP cyclohydrolase has translation MTKRALISVSDKTNLVDFAKQLVELGWEIVSTGGTKTVLEEAGISTIAIDQVTGFPEMMDGRVKTLHPNIHGGLLARRDSESHLQAAKDNQIELIDLVVVNLYPFKETILKPDVTYADAVENIDIGGPSMLRSAAKNHTSVTVVVNPADYTTVLGELADTGQTTFETRQKLAAKVFRHTAAYDALIAEYFTKAVGEEKPEKLTLTYDLNQAMRYGENPQQDADFYQKALPTDYSIASAKQLNGKALSFNNIRDADAAIRIIRDFKEKPTVVALKHMNSCGIGQADSIEKAWDYAFEADSVSIFGGIIVLNRQVDAATAKKMHAIFLEIIIAPSYSKEALEILTTKKKNLRLLELPFEAQDASEEEKEFTGVVGGLLVQNQDVIKEKTSDWEVVTDRKPSEQEKEALQFAWKAIKYVKSNGILIANDHMTLGVGPGQTNRVASVRIAIDQAKDRLEGAALASDAFFPFADNIEEIAAAGIKAIIQPGGSVRDQESIDAANKYGIAMVFTGVRHFRH, from the coding sequence ATGACAAAACGAGCCCTTATTTCAGTTTCAGATAAAACAAATTTAGTTGATTTTGCAAAACAATTAGTAGAACTAGGATGGGAAATTGTCTCAACAGGAGGAACGAAAACTGTTTTGGAGGAAGCTGGTATAAGTACAATTGCCATTGATCAAGTAACTGGTTTCCCAGAAATGATGGATGGACGTGTTAAAACCCTACATCCCAATATTCATGGCGGACTTTTAGCTAGAAGAGACAGTGAAAGTCATCTACAGGCAGCTAAAGACAATCAGATTGAATTGATTGATTTGGTTGTCGTTAATCTTTATCCTTTTAAAGAAACCATTTTAAAACCGGATGTAACTTATGCTGATGCTGTTGAAAATATTGACATTGGTGGTCCTTCAATGCTTCGCTCAGCAGCTAAAAATCATACCAGTGTTACTGTCGTAGTTAACCCAGCTGACTATACAACTGTTTTAGGAGAATTGGCTGATACTGGTCAGACGACATTTGAAACACGTCAAAAATTGGCTGCTAAAGTTTTTAGACATACAGCTGCTTATGATGCTTTAATTGCTGAATATTTTACTAAAGCAGTTGGTGAAGAAAAGCCAGAGAAATTAACATTAACTTATGATCTAAATCAAGCAATGCGTTATGGCGAAAATCCACAACAAGATGCAGATTTTTATCAAAAAGCTTTGCCTACAGATTATTCCATTGCTTCTGCTAAACAACTTAATGGTAAAGCACTTTCTTTTAATAATATTCGTGATGCAGATGCGGCTATCCGTATTATTCGTGATTTCAAAGAAAAACCAACTGTTGTTGCCTTAAAACATATGAATTCATGTGGTATTGGTCAGGCTGATAGCATTGAAAAAGCTTGGGATTATGCCTTTGAAGCAGACTCAGTTTCTATTTTTGGTGGGATTATAGTTCTGAATAGACAAGTTGATGCTGCAACTGCCAAAAAGATGCATGCGATCTTTCTTGAAATTATTATTGCTCCAAGTTACTCTAAAGAGGCATTAGAGATTTTAACGACTAAAAAGAAGAATCTACGACTACTAGAACTTCCTTTTGAAGCACAAGATGCTAGTGAGGAAGAAAAAGAGTTTACAGGTGTTGTTGGAGGCCTTTTAGTCCAAAATCAGGATGTAATCAAAGAAAAAACAAGTGATTGGGAAGTAGTGACGGATCGTAAACCATCAGAACAAGAAAAAGAAGCCCTTCAATTTGCTTGGAAAGCTATTAAATATGTTAAGTCAAATGGTATTTTGATTGCAAACGATCATATGACACTCGGAGTAGGACCTGGTCAAACTAACCGTGTAGCTTCTGTTCGCATTGCTATTGATCAAGCAAAAGACCGTCTTGAAGGGGCAGCATTAGCATCAGATGCTTTCTTCCCATTTGCGGATAATATTGAAGAAATTGCAGCTGCAGGCATAAAAGCGATTATTCAACCAGGTGGATCAGTACGTGATCAAGAATCAATTGATGCCGCTAATAAATATGGGATTGCTATGGTCTTTACAGGTGTAAGACATTTCAGACATTAA
- the purN gene encoding phosphoribosylglycinamide formyltransferase, which translates to MIKRIAVFASGNGSNFQVIAEQFPVSFVFSDHRDAYVLERAQNLSIPSFAFELKEFGNKVAYEQAIVDLLDKYEIDLVCLAGYMKIVGETLLSAYEGRIINIHPAYLPEFPGAHGIQDAWDANVDQSGVTIHLIDSGIDTGQIIRQERVPRFTTDTRETFEARIHEMEYRLYPEVLIQLGVSKKLRNNQ; encoded by the coding sequence ATGATAAAACGAATCGCTGTTTTTGCTTCTGGTAATGGCTCAAACTTTCAGGTTATTGCAGAGCAGTTTCCGGTTAGTTTTGTCTTTTCAGATCACCGTGATGCCTATGTTTTGGAACGTGCTCAAAATCTGTCCATTCCAAGCTTCGCTTTTGAACTCAAAGAGTTTGGCAACAAGGTAGCTTACGAGCAAGCTATTGTTGATTTGTTGGACAAGTACGAGATTGACTTAGTCTGTCTAGCGGGCTATATGAAGATTGTTGGGGAAACCTTGCTCTCAGCCTATGAAGGACGCATCATTAATATCCACCCAGCTTACCTACCTGAATTTCCAGGTGCTCATGGGATACAAGATGCATGGGATGCTAATGTTGATCAATCTGGAGTAACTATTCATTTGATTGATAGTGGGATTGATACTGGACAAATTATCAGACAAGAGCGCGTGCCAAGATTTACAACAGATACAAGAGAAACATTTGAAGCTAGAATTCATGAAATGGAGTATCGCCTCTATCCTGAAGTCTTAATTCAGCTTGGTGTTTCAAAAAAGTTAAGAAATAATCAATGA
- the purM gene encoding phosphoribosylformylglycinamidine cyclo-ligase, with translation MSEKNAYAQSGVDVEAGYEVVERIKKHVARTERAGVIGALGGFGGMFDLSQIGVKEPVLISGTDGVGTKLMLAIKYHKHDTIGQDCVAMCVNDIIAAGAEPLYFLDYIATGKNNPAKLEEVVSGVAEGCVQAGAALIGGETAEMPDMYGHDDYDLAGFSVGIAEKSQLIDGSKVKEGDILLGLASSGIHSNGYSLVRRVFADYTGDEYLPELEGKQLKEVLLEPTRIYVKSVLPLIKGKLVNGIAHITGGGFIENIPRMFADDLAAEIEEDKIPVLPIFKALEKYGNIQHQEMFEIFNMGVGLMLAVSTENVDRVKELLDEPVYEIGRIVKKADASVVIK, from the coding sequence ATGTCTGAAAAAAATGCATACGCTCAATCTGGTGTTGACGTTGAAGCTGGATATGAAGTTGTTGAACGTATCAAAAAGCATGTTGCTCGTACAGAGCGAGCAGGTGTTATCGGAGCTCTTGGTGGTTTTGGAGGGATGTTTGACCTATCACAAATAGGTGTTAAAGAGCCTGTTTTGATCTCAGGGACCGATGGTGTTGGGACAAAACTCATGTTAGCAATTAAATATCATAAACATGATACGATTGGTCAAGATTGTGTTGCCATGTGTGTCAATGATATTATTGCTGCTGGTGCAGAACCACTGTATTTTCTAGATTACATTGCTACGGGTAAAAACAATCCAGCAAAACTTGAAGAAGTTGTTTCTGGTGTAGCTGAAGGGTGTGTTCAAGCTGGTGCCGCTTTGATTGGTGGTGAAACAGCTGAAATGCCTGATATGTATGGTCATGATGATTATGATTTGGCAGGTTTTTCTGTAGGTATTGCTGAAAAATCACAACTCATTGATGGTTCAAAAGTGAAAGAAGGAGATATTCTTCTTGGTCTTGCTTCAAGTGGGATCCACTCTAATGGTTATTCATTAGTTCGTCGTGTCTTTGCTGATTACACTGGTGATGAATATCTACCTGAATTAGAAGGTAAACAGCTAAAAGAAGTTCTACTTGAACCAACACGTATTTACGTCAAGTCTGTTCTGCCATTAATCAAAGGAAAACTCGTTAATGGTATTGCTCATATCACAGGTGGTGGTTTCATTGAAAATATTCCTCGGATGTTTGCGGATGATCTGGCAGCTGAGATAGAAGAAGATAAAATACCAGTTTTACCTATTTTCAAAGCTCTTGAAAAATATGGTAATATTCAACATCAAGAAATGTTTGAAATCTTCAATATGGGTGTCGGTCTTATGCTGGCTGTCAGTACTGAAAATGTTGACCGTGTCAAAGAGCTTTTGGACGAACCAGTCTATGAAATCGGTCGTATTGTGAAAAAAGCTGACGCAAGTGTGGTAATCAAATGA
- the purF gene encoding amidophosphoribosyltransferase, which translates to MTYEVKSLNEECGIFGIWGHPQAAQVTYFGLHSLQHRGQEGAGIVSNDNGKLYGYRNIGLLSEVFKNQSELDRLTGSAAIGHVRYATAGSADIRNIQPFLYKFHDGQFALCHNGNLTNAISLRKELENQGAIFNASSDTEILMHLIRRSHNPSFMGKVKEALNTVKGGFAYLLMTKDKLIAALDPNAFRPLSIGQMQNGAWVISSETCAFEVVGAKWVRDVEPGEVIIIDDKGLKCDRYTDETQLAICSMEYVYFARPDSTIHGVNVHTARKNMGKRLAQEFKQDADIVIGVPNSSLSAAMGFAEESGLPNEMGLVKNQYTQRTFIQPIQELREQGVRMKLSAVSGVVKGKRVVMIDDSIVRGTTSRRIVGLLREAGATEVHVAIASPELKYPCFYGIDIQTRRELISANHSVEEVCEIIGADSLTYLSIDGLVESIGLETKEPNGGLCIAYFDGQYPTPLYDYEEEYLRSLEEKTSFYIQKVK; encoded by the coding sequence ATGACATACGAAGTAAAATCACTAAATGAAGAATGTGGGATTTTCGGTATTTGGGGACATCCTCAAGCGGCGCAAGTCACCTACTTTGGCCTTCACAGTCTTCAACACCGTGGCCAAGAAGGAGCAGGTATCGTTTCAAATGATAATGGGAAATTATACGGCTATCGCAATATTGGTCTCTTATCAGAAGTTTTTAAAAATCAATCAGAATTAGATAGACTGACAGGTAGTGCTGCCATTGGTCATGTTCGATATGCAACAGCAGGATCTGCAGATATTCGAAATATTCAACCTTTTCTTTACAAATTTCACGATGGCCAATTTGCCTTATGCCACAATGGTAATTTGACAAATGCTATTTCCTTAAGAAAAGAATTAGAAAATCAAGGTGCCATTTTCAATGCATCCTCAGACACTGAAATTTTAATGCATTTGATTCGTCGTAGTCATAATCCTTCTTTTATGGGAAAAGTAAAAGAGGCTTTAAATACAGTAAAGGGAGGCTTTGCTTATTTGTTAATGACAAAAGATAAGTTAATTGCTGCACTTGATCCAAATGCATTTCGACCTCTTTCAATTGGTCAAATGCAAAACGGTGCATGGGTCATTTCTAGCGAAACATGTGCTTTTGAAGTAGTAGGTGCTAAGTGGGTCAGAGACGTTGAACCTGGTGAAGTTATCATTATTGATGATAAAGGACTAAAATGCGATCGTTACACTGATGAGACTCAATTAGCTATTTGTTCCATGGAATATGTTTATTTTGCAAGACCAGATTCAACCATACATGGTGTGAACGTTCATACTGCTCGTAAAAATATGGGAAAACGCCTTGCACAAGAATTTAAACAGGATGCTGATATTGTAATTGGTGTTCCAAATTCTTCTCTATCTGCCGCTATGGGCTTTGCAGAAGAGTCAGGATTGCCAAATGAAATGGGTCTTGTGAAAAATCAATACACTCAACGAACTTTTATACAACCGATACAAGAATTAAGGGAACAAGGCGTTCGTATGAAATTATCAGCAGTGTCTGGTGTTGTTAAAGGAAAACGTGTTGTTATGATTGATGATTCAATTGTCCGAGGAACAACTTCTAGAAGGATAGTAGGGTTATTGAGAGAAGCAGGAGCTACTGAGGTTCATGTTGCTATTGCTAGTCCAGAATTAAAATACCCATGCTTTTATGGCATTGATATACAGACCAGAAGAGAATTAATTTCAGCGAATCACTCAGTTGAAGAAGTTTGTGAGATTATTGGTGCTGATAGTCTAACCTATTTATCTATAGATGGATTAGTTGAATCAATTGGATTGGAAACAAAAGAGCCAAATGGCGGTCTTTGTATTGCTTATTTTGATGGGCAATATCCAACACCTCTTTATGATTATGAAGAAGAATATTTAAGAAGTCTGGAAGAAAAGACAAGTTTTTACATTCAAAAAGTAAAATAA